From the Rissa tridactyla isolate bRisTri1 chromosome 20, bRisTri1.patW.cur.20221130, whole genome shotgun sequence genome, one window contains:
- the SLC4A5 gene encoding electrogenic sodium bicarbonate cotransporter 4: protein MLEDEDGMSERGLSSSRRRYDDEEDYHSIYIGVPVPRGYRRKRRRRRSASSRDRTSESERHYERQDRSDTDDGGHGCYESGNDNASRTMSPAAERLRYILGEDDEAPNPTLFTEMDTLQHDGEEMEWKESARWIKFEEKVEEGGERWSKPHVSTLSLHSLFELRTCLQTGTVLLDLDGYSLPQIIDDVIEKQIEDGLLKPELREKISYVLLRKHRHQTKKPIHRSLADIGKSVSSNTTRSPVRSPAAGAAFHRSTEDLRMRQSASYGRLRHAQSRSMNDISDTPSTDQLKNKFIKKIPKDAEASNVLVGEVEFLEKPFVAFVRLLQATMLGGVTEVPVPTRFLFILLGPAGKAKSYNEIGRAIATLMVDDLFSDVAYKARDREDLIAGIDEFLDEVIVLPPGEWDPNIRIEPPKKVPSAEKRKSVFSLNEVGQMNGTAGGAGAGGGGGGSDDGEMPEVHEIGEELAWTGRFCGGLYLDIKRKLPWFPSDFYEGFHIQSISAILFIYLGCITNAITFGGLLGDATDNYQGVMESFLGTAMAGSMFCLFAGQPLIILSSTGPILIFEKLLFDFSKGNGIDYMEFRLWIGLHSALQCLILVATDASFIIKYITRFTEEGFSTLISFIFIYDAIKKMIGAFKYYPINSDFKPDYVTMYKCECIAPDPANATLFDASAPVAPNTTNVSLYNAINLTALDWTQLSKKECLKYGGSLVGKSCKFVPDLALMSFILFFGTYSMTLTLKKFKFSRYFPTKVRAFIADFSNVFSILLFCGVDACFGLDTPKLHIPSIIKPTRVDRGWFVFPFGKNPWWVYLASALPALLVTILIFMDQQITAVIVNRKEHKLRKAAGYHLDLFWVGILMAVCSFMGLPWYVAATVISIAHIDSLKMETETSAPGEQPQFLGVREQRVTGIIVFVLTGISVFLAPILKYIPMPVLYGVFLYMGVASLNGIQFWDRCKLFLMPAKHQPDYVFLRHVPLRRIHLFTLVQIICLAVLWILKSTVAAIIFPVMILALILVRRLLDFVFSQHDLAWIDNIIPEKEKKKEDDKKKKKKGNKGDSSSDEEERGPPPGALRSDSSPNGSDMDRSITLHLKISCPSSPAFNYSRNPICAVPQVKIEMESDYEDTDTEKPPRDMGSETTL from the exons ATGCTGGAGGATGAGGACGGGATGAGCGAGAGGGGGCTCAGCAGCTCCAGGAGGAGATACGACGATGAGGAAG attACCACTCCATCTACATCGGGGTGCCGGTGCCCCGGGGCTACCGGAGGAAACGGCGTCGGCGAAGATCTGCCTCCAGCCGGGACAGGACCAGCGAGAGCGAGCGGCACTACGAGCGCCAGGATCGCTCTGACACCGACGACGGTGGCCACGGCTGCTACGAGAGCGGCAACGACAACGCCAGCAGGACCA TGTCACCGGCTGCCGAACGCCTTCGCTACATCCTGGGGGAAGACGATGAGGCCCCCAACCCCACGCTCTTCACGGAGATGGACACGCTGCAGCACGACGGCGAGGAGATGGAGTGGAAGGAGTCGGCCAG GTGGATAAAGTTTGAAGAAAAGGTGGAGGAAGGCGGGGAGAGGTGGAGCAAGCCCCACGTGTCCACGTTGTCTTTGCACAGCCTCTTTGAGCTGCGGACGTGTCTACAGACGGGAACGGTGCTCCTGGACTTAGATGGCTACTCTTTGCCCCAAATTATAG ACGATGTCATTGAGAAGCAGATCGAGGACGGTCTGCTCAAGCCGGAGCTGCGGGAGAAGATAAGCTACGTGCTCCTCAGGAAGCACCGTCACCAAACCAAGAAGCCAATCCACCGGTCCTTGGCCGACATCGGAAAGTCCGTCTCCTCTAACACAA CCCGCAGCCCCGTCCGGAGCCCGGCCGCCGGCGCTGCCTTCCACCGCTCCACCGAAGACCTGCGGATGCGGCAGAGTGCGAGCTACGGCCGCCTGC GTCACGCGCAGAGTCGGAGCATGAACGACATCTCGGACACGCCGAGCACCGACCAG CTGAAGAACAAGTTCATCAAGAAGATCCCCAAGGATGCAGAGGCCTCCAACGTGCTGGTGGGAGAAGTGGAGTTCCTGGAGAAGCCCTTTGTGGCTTTTGTGCGGCTCCTCCAGGCGACGATGCTGGGAGGGGTGACGGAGGTGCCCGTCCCCACCAG gtTCCTCTTTATTCTCCTTGGTCCCGCGGGAAAAGCCAAATCCTACAATGAGATCGGCAGAGCCATCGCAACCCTCATGGTGGACGAT CTCTTCAGCGATGTCGCCTACAAAGCCCGGGATAGAGAAGACCTGATCGCTGGCATAGATGAGTTTCTGGATGAAGTCATCGTCCTGCCTCCCGGCGAGTGGGACCCCAACATTAGGATTGAACCACCCAAAAAAGTGCCCTCGGCTGAGAAGAG GAAATCGGTTTTCTCGCTCAACGAAGTGGGGCAGATGAACGGCACGGCCGGTGGGGCGGGCGCCGGGGGCGGCGGAGGTGGCAGCGACGATGGGGAGATGCCTGAAGTTCATGAAATCGGGGAAGAGCTCGCGTGGACCGGCAG GTTTTGTGGCGGCCTCTACTTGGATATCAAGAGGAAGCTGCCCTGGTTCCCGAGTGACTTCTATGAAGGTTTTCATATCCAGTCCATCTCCGCCATCTTGTTCATCTacctgggctgcatcaccaaTGCCATCACGTTCGGGGGCTTGCTTGGGGATGCTACGGACAACTACCAG GGCGTCATGGAGAGTTTCCTCGGCACGGCGATGGCAGGCTCCATGTTTTGCCTCTTCGCCGGGCAGCCGCTCATCATCCTCAGCAGCACCGGCCCCATCCTCATCTTCGAGAAGCTACTCTTCGATTTCAGCAA AGGCAACGGCATCGACTACATGGAGTTTCGCCTCTGGATCGGCTTGCACTCTGCCCTACAGTGCCTTATCCTGGTGGCCACCGACGCCAGCTTCATTATAAAGTACATCACCCGCTTCACGGAGGAAGGCTTCTCCACCCTCATCAGCTTCATCTTCATCTACGACGCCATCAAGAAGATGATCGGAGCTTTTAAATACTATCCCATCAATTCCGACTTCAAACCGGACTACGTGACCATGTACAAGTGCGAGTGCATCGCTCCCGACCCAG CCAACGCGACCTTGTTCGATGCTTCAGCTCCAGTGGCGCCAAACACCACTAACGTTTCTCTG TACAATGCTATTAACCTAACAGCTCTGGACTGGACTCAGCTGAGTAAGAAGGAGTGTCTCAAATACGGCGGCAGCTTAGTGGGAAAATCCTGTAAATTCGTGCCCGACCTGGCCCTCATGTCCTTCATCCTCTTCTTCGGCACCTACTCCATGACTTTGACCctgaaaaaattcaaattcagCCGCTATTTCCCCACCAAG GTCAGGGCTTTCATTGCCGATTTTTCCAATgtcttctccatcctcctcttcTGCGGAGTGGATGCCTGTTTCGGACTGGACACCCCCAAGCTCCATATTCCCAGTATCATCAAG CCCACCCGCGTGGACCGAGGGTGGTTCGTGTTTCCCTTCGGCAAGAACCCGTGGTGGGTTTACCTGGCGAGCGCCCTGCCCGCCCTCCTCGTCACCATCCTCATCTTCATGGACCAGCAGATCACGGCCGTCATCGTCAACAGGAAGGAGCACAAGCTGCGG AAAGCCGCGGGCTACCACCTGGACCTCTTCTGGGTGGGCATCCTCATGGCCGTCTGCTCCTTCATGGGGCTGCCCTGGTACGTGGCGGCCACCGTCATCTCCATCGCCCACATCGACAGCTTGAAGATGGAGACGGAGACCAGCGCCCCGGGGGAGCAGCCCCAGTTCCTGGGCGTCAG GGAGCAGAGAGTGACGGGCATCATCGTCTTCGTGCTGACGGGGATTTCCGTCTTCCTGGCCCCCATCCTGAAG TACATCCCCATGCCGGTGCTGTACGGCGTCTTCCTGTACATGGGCGTCGCGTCGCTGAACGGCATCCAG TTCTGGGACCGCTGCAAGCTCTTCCTCATGCCGGCCAAGCACCAACCCGACTACGTCTTCCTCCGGCACGTGCCGCTGCGCCGCATCCACCTCTTCACGCTGGTGCAGATCATCTGCCTGGCCGTCCTCTGGATCCTCAAATCCACCGTGGCCGCCATCATCTTCCCCGTCATG atTTTAGCCCTGATCCTGGTGAGGCGGCTGCTGGATTTTGTCTTCTCCCAACACGACCTGGCCTGGATTGACAACATCATCCccgagaaggagaagaagaaagaggatgacaagaaaaagaagaaaaaaggcaacaaagGAGACAGCAGCAGCGATGAAGAG gaAAGAGGTCCTCCTCCTGGAGCTCTGCGTTCTGATTCCTCCCCCAACGGCTCAGACATGGATCGCAG